A section of the Sebastes fasciatus isolate fSebFas1 chromosome 21, fSebFas1.pri, whole genome shotgun sequence genome encodes:
- the nsun6 gene encoding tRNA (cytosine(72)-C(5))-methyltransferase NSUN6 isoform X2 has protein sequence MLPAQNIEEMSVFPRISLKPEVTDYLKSVFLNKEVLAAVGHQEAECRFQKLLTCLSHPPSYTCVRASTHLAPLEEIRHKLGEELKEQMCSSSAEEVSVQILPHPRIPDVLLLPVDGPRPVKQLSSEVLVGAQCGSAVLRGAHVFVPGIVASPKYMKAGDVVSVVSDLEGRCTRGATSFQGKKVFVGNGVTQLDRSSIFCTDKPAKGIGVRMVEPLYQSPSFDGVLPNLVFLQNLPSVVVGHVLGPRPGERILDMCAAPGGKTCHIAALMKDQGEVVALDRIRNKIDRIRQNAQMLHLQSIKVYCFNSTQAVSSDPAQEAEGPPFPPESFDRVLLDAPCSGLGQRPSMSCTWSLKEICSYQPLQRKLFHAAVRLLKKGGVLVYSTCTVTLAENEEQVAWALHTFPCLTLQPQEPHIGAEGMLGAGLSPEQLRLLQRFSPELSWDQTGTAAPLPCRADGDTIGFFIAKFLKT, from the exons ATGCTGCCTGCACAGAAC ATTGAAGAAATGTCTGTTTTTCCAAGGATTTCTCTGAAGCCTGAAGTCACTGATTATCTCAAGAGTGTCTTCTTAAACAAGGAG GTTTTAGCTGCAGTCGGCCATCAGGAGGCAGAATGTCGTTTCCAGAAGCTGCTCACATGCCTCTCTCACCCTCCTTCCTACACTTGTGTCCGAGCCAGCACTCATCTCGCTCCCCTGGAAGAGATCAGACACAAGTTAGGAGAAGAGCTGAAAGAG CAGATGTGCAGCTCATCAGCAGAGGAGGTCTCCGTTCAGATTCTCCCTCACCCGCGTATTCCAGATGTGCTGCTCCTTCCCGTCGATGGCCCGAG ACCTGTGAAGCAGCTCAGCTCAGAGGTGTTGGTTGGTGCTCAGTGTGGCAGCGCCGTACTGAGAGGTGCTCATGTCTTCGTCCCGGGGATCGTCGCCAGCCCCAAGT ACATGAAGGCAGGAGATGTGGTGTCTGTCGTCTCTGACCTGGAGGGTCGGTGCACCCGAGGAGCTACGAGCTTCCAGGGAAAGAAAGTGTTTGTGGGAAACGGAGTCACTCAATTAGATCGCTCCAGCATCTTCTGCACAGATAAACCTGCCAA GGGAATAGGTGTTCGGATGGTAGAGCCACTTTACCAGAGTCCTTCCTTCGATGGCGTTCTACCCAACCTGGTATTCCTACAG AACCTTCCCTCCGTAGTAGTGGGACACGTTCTCGGGCCTCGCCCTGGAGAACGGATCCTGGATATGTGTGCTGCGCCCGGAGGGAAGACCTGCCACATCGCTGCACTCATGAAGGATCAG gGCGAGGTCGTGGCCCTGGACAGGATCCGAAATAAGATCGATCGAATTCGTCAAAACGCCCAGATGTTGCATTTGCAATCAATCAAAGTTTATTGTTTTAACAGCACTCAAGCTGTGAGCAGCGACCCGGCACAGGAGGCTGAAG GACCTCCGTTCCCTCCTGAGAGTTTTGACCGGGTTCTCCTGGACGCCCCCTGTAGCGGACTCGGACAAAGACCCAGCATGTCCTGTACCTGGAGCCTCAAGGAGATCTGCTCCTACCAGCCACTGCAGCGCAAGTTATTCCACGCT GCGGTGCGGTTGTTGAAGAAAGGCGGCGTTCTTGTGTACAGCACCTGCACAGTGACTCTAGCAGAGAACGAGGAGCAGGTAGCCTGGGCCCTCCACACCTTCCCCTGCCTCACGCTTCAGCCTCAG GAGCCTCACATCGGCGCAGAAGGCATGCTGGGAGCCGGCCTGTCACCTGAGCAGCTGCGCCTCCTCCAGAGGTTCAGTCCCGAGCTGAGCTGGGACCAGACGGGAACGGCGGCCCCCCTCCCCTGCAGAGCCGACGGGGACACCATCGGCTTCTTTATTGCCAAGTTCCTGAAAACCTGA
- the nsun6 gene encoding tRNA (cytosine(72)-C(5))-methyltransferase NSUN6 isoform X1, protein MLPAQNIEEMSVFPRISLKPEVTDYLKSVFLNKEVLAAVGHQEAECRFQKLLTCLSHPPSYTCVRASTHLAPLEEIRHKLGEELKEQQMCSSSAEEVSVQILPHPRIPDVLLLPVDGPRPVKQLSSEVLVGAQCGSAVLRGAHVFVPGIVASPKYMKAGDVVSVVSDLEGRCTRGATSFQGKKVFVGNGVTQLDRSSIFCTDKPAKGIGVRMVEPLYQSPSFDGVLPNLVFLQNLPSVVVGHVLGPRPGERILDMCAAPGGKTCHIAALMKDQGEVVALDRIRNKIDRIRQNAQMLHLQSIKVYCFNSTQAVSSDPAQEAEGPPFPPESFDRVLLDAPCSGLGQRPSMSCTWSLKEICSYQPLQRKLFHAAVRLLKKGGVLVYSTCTVTLAENEEQVAWALHTFPCLTLQPQEPHIGAEGMLGAGLSPEQLRLLQRFSPELSWDQTGTAAPLPCRADGDTIGFFIAKFLKT, encoded by the exons ATGCTGCCTGCACAGAAC ATTGAAGAAATGTCTGTTTTTCCAAGGATTTCTCTGAAGCCTGAAGTCACTGATTATCTCAAGAGTGTCTTCTTAAACAAGGAG GTTTTAGCTGCAGTCGGCCATCAGGAGGCAGAATGTCGTTTCCAGAAGCTGCTCACATGCCTCTCTCACCCTCCTTCCTACACTTGTGTCCGAGCCAGCACTCATCTCGCTCCCCTGGAAGAGATCAGACACAAGTTAGGAGAAGAGCTGAAAGAG CAGCAGATGTGCAGCTCATCAGCAGAGGAGGTCTCCGTTCAGATTCTCCCTCACCCGCGTATTCCAGATGTGCTGCTCCTTCCCGTCGATGGCCCGAG ACCTGTGAAGCAGCTCAGCTCAGAGGTGTTGGTTGGTGCTCAGTGTGGCAGCGCCGTACTGAGAGGTGCTCATGTCTTCGTCCCGGGGATCGTCGCCAGCCCCAAGT ACATGAAGGCAGGAGATGTGGTGTCTGTCGTCTCTGACCTGGAGGGTCGGTGCACCCGAGGAGCTACGAGCTTCCAGGGAAAGAAAGTGTTTGTGGGAAACGGAGTCACTCAATTAGATCGCTCCAGCATCTTCTGCACAGATAAACCTGCCAA GGGAATAGGTGTTCGGATGGTAGAGCCACTTTACCAGAGTCCTTCCTTCGATGGCGTTCTACCCAACCTGGTATTCCTACAG AACCTTCCCTCCGTAGTAGTGGGACACGTTCTCGGGCCTCGCCCTGGAGAACGGATCCTGGATATGTGTGCTGCGCCCGGAGGGAAGACCTGCCACATCGCTGCACTCATGAAGGATCAG gGCGAGGTCGTGGCCCTGGACAGGATCCGAAATAAGATCGATCGAATTCGTCAAAACGCCCAGATGTTGCATTTGCAATCAATCAAAGTTTATTGTTTTAACAGCACTCAAGCTGTGAGCAGCGACCCGGCACAGGAGGCTGAAG GACCTCCGTTCCCTCCTGAGAGTTTTGACCGGGTTCTCCTGGACGCCCCCTGTAGCGGACTCGGACAAAGACCCAGCATGTCCTGTACCTGGAGCCTCAAGGAGATCTGCTCCTACCAGCCACTGCAGCGCAAGTTATTCCACGCT GCGGTGCGGTTGTTGAAGAAAGGCGGCGTTCTTGTGTACAGCACCTGCACAGTGACTCTAGCAGAGAACGAGGAGCAGGTAGCCTGGGCCCTCCACACCTTCCCCTGCCTCACGCTTCAGCCTCAG GAGCCTCACATCGGCGCAGAAGGCATGCTGGGAGCCGGCCTGTCACCTGAGCAGCTGCGCCTCCTCCAGAGGTTCAGTCCCGAGCTGAGCTGGGACCAGACGGGAACGGCGGCCCCCCTCCCCTGCAGAGCCGACGGGGACACCATCGGCTTCTTTATTGCCAAGTTCCTGAAAACCTGA
- the arl8 gene encoding ADP-ribosylation factor-like 8, whose translation MGLIFAKLWSFFCNQEHKVIIVGLDNAGKTTILYQFLMNEVVHTSPTIGSNVEEIVVKNTHFLMWDIGGQESLRSSWNTYYSNTEFIILVVDSTDRERLAISKEELYRMLAHEDLRKAAVLIFANKQDMKDCMSAAEISKYLTLSSIKDHPWHIQSCCALTGEGLCQGLEWMTSRAGLR comes from the exons ATGGGCCTCATATTCGCCAAACTGTGGAGCTTCTTCTGTAACCAAG AGCACAAGGTGATAATCGTCGGACTAGATAACGCAGGGAAAACCACCATCCTCTACCAGTT tctgATGAATGAGGTCGTCCACACGTCGCCCACCATCGGAAGCAACGTGGAGGAGATAGTGGTGAAGAACACTCACTTTCTGATGTGGGACATAGGAGGGCAGGAGTCTCTCCGGTCCTCCTGGAACACCTACTACTCCAATACAGAg TTCATCATTCTGGTGGTGGAcagcacagacagagagaggctgGCCATCTCTAAAGAGGAGCTCTACAGGATGCTGGCTCATGAG GACCTGCGGAAAGCAGCTGTGTTGATATTTGCCAATAAGCAGGATATGAAGGACTGTATGTCTGCAGCGGAGATCTCCAAATACCTCACCCTGAGCTCCATCAAAGACCACCCCTGGCACATACAGTCCTGCTGTGCACTTACAGGAGAGGG TTTATGCCAAGGCCTCGAGTGGATGACCTCGAGGGCTGGACTCAGATAG